The following proteins are co-located in the Pseudomonas sp. ATCC 13867 genome:
- a CDS encoding hotdog fold thioesterase, whose amino-acid sequence MIWHTTPTLEQLNAQLKNTIGELLDIRFEAFDDDSMTASMVVDSRTHQPYGLLHGGASVVLAETVGSTASYQCLDPGKHYCVGLEVNANHLRGLRSGRVTAVAKAVHIGRSTHVWEIRLHGEDGKPSCISRLTTAIVPLER is encoded by the coding sequence ATGATCTGGCACACCACACCTACGCTGGAGCAGCTCAACGCGCAGTTGAAGAACACCATCGGCGAGCTCCTCGACATCCGTTTCGAGGCGTTCGACGACGACTCGATGACTGCCAGCATGGTGGTGGATTCGCGTACTCACCAGCCCTACGGCCTGCTGCACGGTGGCGCCTCGGTGGTGCTGGCGGAAACCGTCGGCTCCACCGCCAGCTACCAGTGCCTGGACCCCGGCAAGCACTACTGCGTCGGCCTGGAGGTGAACGCCAACCACCTGCGCGGCCTGCGCAGCGGACGGGTGACGGCGGTGGCCAAGGCGGTGCACATCGGCCGCTCGACCCACGTCTGGGAAATCCGCCTGCATGGCGAGGATGGCAAGCCGAGCTGCATCTCCCGGTTGACCACGGCCATCGTCCCGCTGGAGCGCTGA
- a CDS encoding AraC family transcriptional regulator — protein sequence MERIEHHSSGLPGVRFIDAEYRRFAFPRHFHLDYHVGLMLGGCQRYTHRGERSLAGNGDILLMSPESIHDGASEGDEGYRIRVLSIDPQWLDDACRSFSDGRQGAPRLTAAQLRDPLLQVELQRAHALMLGGERLAQEGQLWQALAALLERASSLRIREPGQGFDAPTWARIREWLESRLETPPTLEEIAGFCDLSPWQVLRRFRHQCGLPPHQWLTQLRLERALPRVIKGQPLSEIALSLGFYDQAHFSRLFRRTYGLPPARLRQR from the coding sequence ATGGAACGCATCGAACACCACAGCAGCGGCCTGCCCGGCGTCCGTTTCATTGACGCCGAGTACCGCCGTTTCGCCTTTCCCCGGCATTTTCATCTCGACTACCACGTCGGGCTGATGCTGGGCGGCTGCCAGCGCTACACCCATCGCGGCGAGCGCTCGCTGGCCGGCAATGGCGACATCCTGCTGATGAGTCCCGAGAGCATCCATGATGGCGCCAGCGAAGGCGACGAGGGTTACCGCATCCGCGTGCTGTCCATCGATCCGCAATGGCTGGATGACGCCTGCCGCTCCTTCAGCGATGGTCGCCAGGGCGCGCCGCGTCTGACCGCCGCGCAGCTTCGCGATCCGCTGCTGCAGGTCGAGCTGCAGCGTGCTCACGCGCTGATGCTCGGCGGTGAGCGGCTGGCCCAGGAAGGCCAGCTCTGGCAGGCACTGGCCGCGTTGCTGGAGCGCGCCTCCAGCCTGCGTATCCGCGAGCCGGGGCAGGGCTTCGATGCGCCGACCTGGGCGCGCATCCGCGAGTGGCTGGAATCGCGTCTGGAAACCCCGCCGACCCTGGAAGAGATCGCCGGATTCTGCGACCTCAGCCCCTGGCAGGTGCTGCGCCGCTTCCGCCACCAGTGCGGATTGCCGCCGCACCAGTGGCTCACCCAGCTGCGCCTGGAGCGCGCGCTGCCACGGGTGATCAAGGGCCAGCCGCTGTCGGAGATCGCTCTGAGCCTGGGCTTCTATGACCAGGCGCACTTCAGCCGCCTGTTCCGCCGGACCTACGGATTGCCGCCCGCGCGACTCCGCCAGCGCTGA
- a CDS encoding LysE family translocator: protein MQEVHVLLMLTAVFAVALVSPGPDVALVVRTALHQGRRAGLLSALGLACGILVHGTLVLTGVSLLLSRSPLLFNALQLVGAAYLGWLGIGALRALRKSGGAGRIDGELPDSTLGPWLRGLATNLFNPKALVFFLALLSSLIPADMSAPGKVAVAAMLFGTGFAWFSLLSVTLTRPQWQQRLLRAVPVIDGACGLVFLLVAGGILFSVVNQAGHWV from the coding sequence ATGCAGGAGGTTCACGTCTTGCTCATGCTCACCGCCGTGTTCGCGGTCGCCCTGGTCAGTCCCGGCCCGGACGTCGCGCTGGTGGTGCGTACCGCCTTGCACCAAGGGCGCCGCGCCGGCCTGCTCAGCGCCCTGGGGCTGGCCTGCGGGATCCTGGTCCACGGCACCCTGGTGCTGACCGGGGTATCGCTGCTGCTCAGCCGTTCGCCACTGCTGTTCAACGCATTGCAACTGGTGGGCGCGGCCTACCTCGGCTGGCTGGGCATCGGCGCCTTGCGTGCGCTGCGCAAATCCGGTGGGGCAGGGCGGATCGACGGAGAACTGCCGGACTCGACGCTCGGCCCCTGGCTGCGTGGGTTGGCGACCAACCTGTTCAACCCCAAGGCACTGGTGTTCTTCCTCGCGCTGCTCAGCAGCCTGATTCCGGCGGACATGTCCGCACCCGGCAAGGTCGCGGTGGCGGCGATGCTGTTCGGTACCGGCTTCGCCTGGTTCAGCCTGCTCAGCGTGACCCTCACCCGGCCGCAGTGGCAGCAGCGCTTGCTGCGAGCGGTGCCGGTGATCGATGGCGCCTGCGGGCTGGTCTTCCTGTTGGTGGCCGGTGGCATTCTGTTCAGTGTGGTGAACCAGGCGGGGCACTGGGTTTGA